The proteins below come from a single Archangium lipolyticum genomic window:
- a CDS encoding class I SAM-dependent methyltransferase, with the protein MTHEHHAPSVHHIVPGFGADRAVHYDTQASVTLAGTQAMYELGVSALTAQLDGQDTASLLYVGLGTGAELMPYTRFDVPGWRFTGVDPSDAMLAVARKRLEAEGMLSRTHLHVGELHTLPPGPPFDGAQMMGVLHHVEGEEARLELLREVTRRLKPGAPLVLGCRVGKDPELTNVELRRWRAYGISPDELERRRQRFAEIRPIESDAALFAMFARTGLVAPRPIFLSLQFKVFLARFEPGAAG; encoded by the coding sequence ATGACTCACGAACACCACGCCCCCTCCGTCCACCACATCGTGCCGGGCTTTGGCGCCGACCGCGCCGTCCACTACGACACCCAAGCGTCCGTCACCCTCGCCGGCACCCAGGCGATGTACGAGCTCGGCGTCAGCGCGCTGACCGCCCAGCTCGACGGCCAGGACACGGCGTCGCTGCTCTACGTGGGACTGGGCACGGGCGCGGAGTTGATGCCCTACACCCGCTTCGACGTGCCGGGCTGGCGCTTCACGGGCGTGGATCCCTCCGACGCCATGCTCGCCGTCGCCCGCAAGCGCCTGGAGGCCGAGGGGATGCTCTCGCGCACGCACCTGCACGTGGGCGAGCTGCACACCCTGCCCCCCGGCCCCCCGTTCGACGGCGCGCAGATGATGGGGGTCCTGCACCATGTGGAGGGCGAGGAGGCCCGCCTCGAGCTGCTGCGCGAGGTGACCCGGCGGCTCAAGCCCGGAGCGCCCCTCGTCCTGGGCTGCCGCGTCGGCAAGGACCCCGAGCTGACGAACGTGGAGCTACGGCGGTGGCGGGCGTATGGAATCTCCCCGGACGAGCTGGAGCGTCGACGCCAGCGCTTCGCGGAGATACGGCCCATCGAGTCCGATGCCGCCCTGTTCGCGATGTTCGCCCGGACCGGACTGGTGGCGCCGCGTCCGATCTTCCTCTCGCTCCAGTTCAAGGTCTTCCTCGCGCGCTTCGAGCCCGGAGCCGCGGGCTGA
- a CDS encoding glutathione peroxidase codes for MPTAIQEVPLKTITGDDARLGDYAGKVLLVVNVASKCGLTPQYEALEKLYAERRDKGLVVLGFPANDFAGQEPGTNEEIQQFCRSTFGVDFPMFSKITVTGPDIHPLYRELTQRFPKAASRPGENFRERLRGYGMTPNPEPGVLWNFEKFLIGKNGEVVARFAPDVSPDDPMVLSAIDKALAA; via the coding sequence ATGCCGACCGCCATTCAAGAAGTGCCCCTGAAGACCATCACGGGCGATGACGCCAGACTTGGCGATTACGCCGGCAAGGTCCTGCTGGTGGTCAATGTGGCCTCCAAGTGCGGACTGACGCCGCAGTATGAAGCCCTGGAGAAGCTCTACGCCGAACGCCGCGACAAGGGCCTGGTGGTGCTGGGCTTCCCGGCCAACGATTTCGCCGGCCAGGAGCCGGGGACGAACGAGGAGATCCAGCAGTTCTGCCGGTCCACCTTCGGGGTGGACTTTCCGATGTTCTCGAAGATCACGGTGACCGGACCGGACATCCATCCGCTGTACCGCGAGCTCACCCAGAGGTTCCCCAAGGCGGCCTCGCGGCCTGGTGAGAACTTCCGCGAGCGGCTGCGGGGCTATGGCATGACGCCGAACCCCGAGCCCGGTGTGCTCTGGAACTTCGAGAAGTTCCTGATCGGCAAGAACGGCGAGGTGGTCGCGCGCTTCGCGCCGGACGTGTCGCCGGACGATCCCATGGTGCTCTCCGCCATCGACAAGGCGCTCGCCGCCTGA
- a CDS encoding malonic semialdehyde reductase codes for MHPRNTPLDADILDTLFLEARTSYSWTARPVEDSLLRQLWSLARLPPTSANSNPARLVFVKSPEAKERLKPALSAGNVEKTMTAPVTVIVAYDTRFHEQLPRLFPAKDMKSVFEKMPPEAREKQAFMNSSLQGAYLILAARALGLDCGPMGGFDNARVDAAFFAGTSWKSNFLLNLGYGDPASVRPRGPRLDFEEACRIE; via the coding sequence ATGCACCCACGCAACACCCCCCTGGACGCCGACATTCTCGACACGCTCTTCCTCGAGGCACGCACCTCCTACAGCTGGACGGCGCGCCCCGTGGAGGACTCGCTGTTGCGTCAGCTCTGGTCGCTGGCCCGGCTGCCGCCCACCTCGGCCAACTCCAACCCCGCGCGCCTGGTCTTCGTGAAGAGCCCCGAAGCCAAGGAGCGGCTCAAGCCCGCCCTGTCCGCTGGCAACGTGGAGAAGACGATGACGGCCCCCGTGACGGTCATCGTCGCCTACGACACCCGCTTCCACGAGCAGTTGCCCCGGCTCTTCCCCGCGAAGGACATGAAGTCGGTCTTCGAGAAGATGCCGCCCGAGGCCCGCGAGAAGCAGGCCTTCATGAACAGCTCCCTCCAGGGCGCCTACCTCATCCTCGCCGCCCGCGCACTCGGGCTGGACTGCGGCCCCATGGGGGGCTTCGACAACGCCAGGGTGGACGCGGCCTTCTTCGCGGGCACCTCCTGGAAGAGCAACTTCCTGCTCAACCTCGGCTACGGGGACCCGGCCAGTGTGCGCCCGCGGGGCCCCCGCCTGGACTTCGAGGAGGCGTGCCGGATCGAGTGA
- a CDS encoding LLM class flavin-dependent oxidoreductase, translated as MRYGFWAPVFGGWLRNVRDEQMEASWEYMSRLCRRAEEIGYDLTLLAELHLNDIKGVREPAMDAWSTAAALAAVTRKLELMVAVRPNFHHPALFAKQAANIDRISGGRLALNVVSSWWADEARQYGLQFDQHDDRYARTTEWLRVVDGLWSHTPFSFEGQRYRLTDAICEPKPLASPRPTVYAGGESEAAKQMIARQCDAYVMHGDEPEVISAKIADMRARREREGLPPMRFGMAAYAIVRDSQEEADAEVERITTLDPQAPGFANFEQWLSGTQLERELKIKEYSVSNRGLRPGLVGTPARVRERIAEFEAAGVDLLLLQMSPQLEEMERFASAIIEPRRVRS; from the coding sequence ATGAGGTACGGCTTCTGGGCCCCTGTCTTCGGCGGCTGGCTGCGCAACGTGCGCGATGAGCAGATGGAGGCGAGCTGGGAGTACATGAGCCGGTTGTGCCGCCGGGCCGAGGAGATCGGCTACGACCTGACGCTCCTCGCCGAGCTCCACCTCAACGACATCAAGGGCGTGCGCGAGCCGGCCATGGACGCCTGGTCCACCGCCGCGGCGCTCGCCGCCGTCACGCGCAAGCTCGAGCTGATGGTCGCGGTGCGCCCCAACTTCCACCATCCCGCCCTGTTCGCCAAGCAGGCCGCCAACATCGACCGCATCTCCGGAGGCCGGCTGGCGCTCAACGTGGTGTCCTCCTGGTGGGCGGATGAAGCCCGGCAGTACGGCTTGCAGTTCGATCAGCACGATGACCGCTACGCGCGGACCACCGAGTGGCTGCGCGTGGTGGACGGCCTGTGGTCCCACACCCCGTTCAGCTTCGAGGGGCAGCGCTACCGGCTCACGGATGCCATCTGCGAGCCCAAGCCCCTGGCCTCGCCCCGCCCCACCGTCTACGCGGGTGGGGAATCCGAGGCCGCCAAGCAGATGATCGCCCGCCAGTGCGACGCCTACGTCATGCACGGTGACGAACCGGAGGTGATCTCCGCGAAGATCGCCGACATGCGCGCGCGCCGCGAGCGGGAGGGCCTGCCCCCCATGCGCTTTGGCATGGCCGCCTACGCCATCGTGCGCGACAGCCAGGAGGAAGCCGACGCCGAGGTCGAGCGCATCACCACGCTCGATCCGCAGGCCCCGGGTTTCGCGAACTTCGAGCAGTGGCTGTCCGGCACGCAGCTGGAGCGGGAGCTGAAGATCAAGGAGTACTCGGTGTCCAACCGGGGCCTGCGGCCAGGGCTGGTGGGCACGCCCGCGCGCGTGCGCGAGCGGATCGCCGAGTTCGAGGCCGCTGGGGTGGACCTGCTGCTGCTCCAGATGAGCCCCCAGCTCGAGGAGATGGAGCGCTTCGCTTCCGCCATCATCGAGCCCAGGCGCGTCAGGTCCTGA
- the map gene encoding type I methionyl aminopeptidase produces the protein MSTPNTPILPPAKLPGPNDPCWCGSGTKYKKCHRGEDSQARAPVPASRRVKPGVVSPRRPVPPHIPRPDYSETGRPGPGVKGDPSTRLERMRRACRAAAEVLRVTGAALRPGVTTDAIDALAHEEYIRRGGYPSTLNYHGFPKSLCTSVNEVILHGIPDSRPLEDGDIVNLDITIYLEGMHGDCSATFPVGKIDAASEQLLRVTRECMMLGIEAIRPGLPINVIGRAIEAHANRYGYGVVRSYCGHGIGEVFHLEPQVCHYFDPHATDIIEEGMFFTVEPMLTMGSIQHQDWDDDWTVVTADGRRSAQFEHTIHVTRDGADILTRLEE, from the coding sequence ATGAGCACGCCCAACACGCCCATCCTGCCCCCCGCGAAGTTGCCTGGTCCCAACGACCCCTGCTGGTGCGGGAGCGGGACCAAGTACAAGAAGTGCCACCGGGGAGAGGACAGCCAGGCACGCGCTCCCGTGCCCGCCTCCCGGCGTGTGAAGCCGGGCGTGGTGAGCCCCCGCCGTCCGGTGCCTCCCCACATCCCGCGGCCCGACTACTCGGAGACAGGCCGTCCCGGCCCCGGGGTGAAGGGAGATCCCTCGACCCGGCTGGAGCGGATGCGGCGGGCCTGCCGCGCCGCCGCCGAGGTCCTGCGGGTGACGGGGGCCGCCTTGCGCCCGGGCGTCACGACGGACGCGATCGACGCCCTCGCGCACGAGGAATACATCCGCCGCGGTGGCTACCCCAGCACGCTGAACTACCACGGGTTCCCGAAGTCCCTCTGCACCTCGGTCAACGAGGTCATCCTCCACGGCATCCCGGACAGCAGGCCCCTGGAGGATGGGGACATCGTCAACCTCGACATCACCATCTATCTCGAGGGGATGCACGGCGACTGCTCGGCGACCTTCCCCGTGGGGAAGATCGACGCGGCCTCCGAGCAGCTGCTCCGGGTGACCCGCGAGTGCATGATGTTGGGCATCGAGGCGATACGTCCGGGCCTGCCCATCAACGTCATCGGCCGGGCCATCGAGGCTCACGCCAACCGCTACGGCTACGGCGTGGTGCGCTCCTACTGCGGGCACGGCATCGGCGAGGTGTTCCACCTCGAGCCGCAGGTCTGCCATTACTTCGATCCCCACGCGACGGACATCATCGAGGAGGGCATGTTCTTCACCGTCGAGCCCATGCTCACGATGGGCTCCATCCAGCACCAGGACTGGGATGACGACTGGACGGTGGTCACCGCGGATGGCAGGCGCTCGGCGCAGTTCGAGCACACCATCCACGTGACGCGCGATGGCGCGGACATCCTCACCCGTCTGGAGGAGTAG
- a CDS encoding trifunctional serine/threonine-protein kinase/ATP-binding protein/sensor histidine kinase, with protein sequence MSRISQYKVLGVLHQGEMHTLYRALRQADGRPVVIKVPVTARMDSREVVRLEREFMLTRRCQSSPHVVDAIEFLQLPGIAALVLEDFQGRALDRMISGPLEIRAFLRLAIAMASALADIHRHEIVHLDIKPANIIVNDAMGEVKVTDFGIASTLPLEHRSFRPASTVEGTFAYLSPEQTGRMNRSVDHRSDLYSLGITFYEMLVGELPFSAEDVLGWFHCHLAVVPRQVCEVNPSVPVALSRIVARLMAKAPEDRYQSAEGLKADLEQCAARWDSGAELSPFPLGTADALDWFRIPEKLYGRADDVSALLDAFERGVKEGRCSLALVSGYSGVGKSSLVNEVFRPLVRERGLFASGKFDQLNTGGPYSILMSALRQCTQQILAEGEAETSVWKERIQRALGPNGQLVVDLLPQLELIIGRQDAVEELGPAESLNRLHEVFAHFFGALSQDNRPLVLFLDDLQWVDPATLALLQHVIPHPDAGCLFVIGSYRDNEVTPSHPLMVALDSLRRAEVPITDIVLSPLGLEHIQHLLADTLHTDEARVLPLARLLADRTGGNPFFLTQFLGTLHREKLLRFDVATREWCWDLAQLQAKGFTDNVVALMVAKLRELPSATLDALRVASCIGNTFDSEDISGLVQKSTQELEANLFDAVKERLILRSEDAYRFLHDRVQQAAYLLTPEEQRIRLHLRIGRMLRTRRPSAVFAVVNHLNLAAALIDGGDEVIELARLNLEAGESAMRSGAHAAALSYLAAGCDCVGENGWESHYELTYALSFQQAQCQIISGQLGAAEAKISTLLAHARSRAEQADVHRLKVDLHATRGEFPQAVEAALSCARLFGIELSPRPTPEALRATVQAMWDELAQHKLESLADLPPMTDPDQKALLALFAAVLPPAYFINPDLHDLLACQMVGASLRHGNADDSVMGYVVFGQAIGHVLRMWREAVRLGAFAVDLMDRRGIVGSRAKVCLVIGGFINHRIQHLRDVLPLFQGSWSAAREAGEHTFASYSSMNMVVYRFMMGDHLEDVIAEAETSMDFTRRTRNDAVWVPIADLREVAECLRQRTEPPQDPPDMGAGLRTVPFIAFMFHRYRLLCRLIYGDIPGAVEMAWKSRDFLAAYTGQAGVAEYHFHAALALARHYDAVTPEEKREYLGQIEAHLAVLQEWAETGPENHGHAYTLISAELARIRGSIEEAIRLYEESIRQARQNGFIQSEALAYEVASEFYLARGVETVAQAYLREARRAYLQWGAHGKVKQLDMKHPHLVRSSASTTSSTGPATDEAFDLMTVVKAQQAISGEIVLEGLLKTLMRILIESAGAERGCLLLSRDDTLFVEAWAEVEREEIKVDVARGPLEGSAHLPLSIVSYVKRSLESLILADADADSRFASDEYVVRAKPRSILCMPVRGQAKLAGVLYLENRLAAGVFTPSRLAVLEVLASQASISLANAKLYASVQQAEEALRRSHDELERRVEERARELRRAQAELLDTARRAGKAEIAADVLHNAGNILNSVNTSAGIVASKLRQFPVSKLARAAALLQDHQGDLGEFLVKDEAGRRLPTYFALLAQTMREELDFTLGELDSMMASVEHLNEVVRTQHAYVGVLEAAELIHPEDLLENALRMNTPALEPLRVRIIKDYAALPALHLQRSRVVQILANLISNAAWALSVSDREEKWIKLELKMRGARLLRISVSDNGVGIAPEDVEKLFRPGFSTRKDGHGFGLHSSALTAKAMGGSILVQSEGPGRGALFTLELPLVKPGS encoded by the coding sequence GTGTCGAGAATTTCTCAGTACAAGGTCCTCGGGGTGCTCCACCAGGGGGAGATGCACACGCTGTATCGGGCCTTGCGGCAGGCCGACGGACGTCCGGTGGTCATCAAGGTCCCTGTCACGGCGCGCATGGACTCGCGAGAGGTGGTGCGGTTGGAGCGCGAGTTCATGCTGACCCGAAGGTGTCAGAGCTCGCCTCATGTCGTGGATGCCATCGAGTTCTTGCAACTGCCGGGCATCGCCGCACTGGTCCTGGAGGACTTTCAGGGACGCGCGCTCGATCGGATGATCTCCGGCCCGCTCGAAATCCGCGCGTTCCTGAGGCTCGCGATCGCGATGGCGTCCGCCCTCGCCGATATCCACCGCCACGAGATCGTTCACCTCGATATCAAGCCGGCCAACATCATCGTGAACGACGCGATGGGAGAGGTGAAGGTCACCGACTTCGGAATCGCGTCGACCCTCCCGCTCGAGCACCGGTCCTTCCGCCCGGCGAGCACCGTGGAGGGCACGTTCGCGTACCTGTCGCCCGAGCAGACAGGACGGATGAACCGTTCGGTCGATCACCGCTCGGACTTGTACTCGCTCGGCATCACGTTCTACGAGATGCTGGTGGGAGAGCTCCCGTTCTCGGCGGAGGACGTGCTCGGGTGGTTTCACTGCCACCTGGCGGTGGTTCCCCGGCAGGTGTGTGAGGTGAACCCGAGCGTGCCGGTGGCCCTCTCGCGCATCGTGGCCAGGCTGATGGCCAAGGCCCCCGAGGATCGATACCAAAGCGCGGAGGGCCTGAAGGCGGACCTGGAGCAGTGCGCCGCTCGGTGGGATTCGGGCGCGGAGCTCTCTCCCTTCCCGCTCGGCACCGCGGATGCGTTGGATTGGTTTCGCATCCCCGAGAAGCTCTACGGCCGGGCGGACGACGTGTCGGCGCTCCTCGACGCGTTCGAGCGCGGCGTCAAGGAGGGAAGATGCTCGCTGGCGCTCGTCTCGGGGTACTCGGGCGTCGGCAAGTCGTCTCTGGTGAACGAGGTCTTCAGGCCGTTGGTGCGCGAGCGTGGCTTGTTCGCGTCCGGCAAGTTCGATCAGCTCAATACCGGGGGCCCATACTCCATCCTGATGTCCGCCCTCCGGCAATGCACCCAGCAGATCCTGGCCGAGGGTGAAGCGGAGACCTCCGTGTGGAAGGAGCGCATTCAGCGAGCGCTCGGTCCGAACGGCCAGCTCGTGGTCGACCTGCTCCCCCAGCTCGAGCTCATCATCGGAAGACAGGACGCGGTGGAGGAGCTGGGACCGGCCGAGTCGTTGAATCGGCTCCACGAGGTCTTCGCCCATTTCTTCGGCGCACTCAGTCAGGACAATCGTCCGCTCGTCCTCTTCCTCGATGACCTCCAGTGGGTGGATCCGGCAACGCTCGCCCTCCTCCAGCACGTCATCCCCCACCCGGACGCGGGCTGCCTCTTCGTGATTGGCTCCTACCGCGACAACGAGGTGACGCCCTCCCATCCGCTGATGGTGGCGCTCGACTCGCTGCGCCGGGCGGAGGTCCCGATCACCGACATCGTGCTCTCGCCGCTCGGGCTCGAGCACATCCAGCACCTGCTCGCGGATACGCTGCACACCGACGAGGCGCGAGTGCTGCCGCTCGCGCGCCTGCTCGCCGACAGGACCGGAGGCAACCCGTTCTTCCTCACCCAGTTCCTCGGTACCCTCCACCGGGAGAAGCTCCTCCGGTTCGATGTGGCGACGCGCGAGTGGTGCTGGGATCTGGCGCAGCTCCAGGCCAAGGGCTTCACCGATAACGTCGTCGCCTTGATGGTCGCGAAGTTGAGGGAGCTCCCGTCCGCCACCCTGGACGCACTCAGGGTTGCCTCGTGCATCGGCAATACCTTCGATTCCGAGGACATCTCCGGGTTGGTGCAGAAGTCCACCCAGGAGCTCGAAGCGAATCTCTTCGACGCCGTCAAGGAGCGGCTGATTCTTCGCTCCGAGGATGCGTACAGGTTCCTGCATGATCGCGTCCAGCAGGCCGCCTATCTCCTCACCCCGGAGGAGCAGCGCATCCGGCTTCACCTGCGGATCGGACGGATGCTGCGCACTCGCCGGCCGTCCGCGGTGTTCGCGGTTGTCAACCATCTCAACCTCGCGGCGGCACTGATCGACGGCGGAGACGAGGTGATCGAGCTGGCGCGGCTCAACCTGGAGGCAGGCGAGAGCGCGATGCGGTCAGGTGCCCATGCGGCTGCGTTGAGCTATCTCGCCGCCGGTTGTGACTGCGTGGGTGAGAACGGGTGGGAGTCCCATTACGAGCTGACCTACGCGCTCTCCTTCCAACAGGCGCAGTGCCAGATCATCAGCGGGCAGCTCGGGGCCGCGGAGGCGAAGATCTCCACCCTTCTCGCGCACGCCCGGAGCCGGGCGGAGCAGGCCGACGTGCACCGCCTGAAGGTGGATCTCCATGCGACCCGAGGCGAGTTCCCCCAGGCCGTCGAGGCGGCGCTCTCGTGTGCGCGGCTGTTCGGGATCGAGCTGTCCCCACGGCCAACGCCCGAGGCGCTGAGGGCCACGGTGCAGGCCATGTGGGACGAGCTGGCTCAACACAAGCTCGAGTCGCTCGCGGACCTGCCACCGATGACGGACCCGGACCAGAAGGCCCTCCTGGCGCTCTTCGCGGCGGTCTTGCCTCCGGCGTACTTCATCAACCCGGATCTGCACGATCTGCTCGCATGCCAGATGGTGGGTGCCAGCCTCCGTCATGGAAACGCGGACGACTCCGTCATGGGCTACGTCGTCTTCGGGCAGGCGATCGGACATGTCCTCAGGATGTGGCGTGAGGCGGTTCGTCTCGGCGCGTTCGCGGTCGACCTGATGGACAGGCGGGGCATCGTCGGGAGCAGGGCGAAGGTGTGCCTCGTCATCGGAGGCTTCATCAACCACCGGATCCAACACCTCCGGGACGTGCTCCCACTGTTCCAGGGCAGCTGGTCCGCCGCACGCGAGGCCGGAGAGCACACCTTCGCCTCCTATTCCAGCATGAACATGGTGGTGTACCGGTTCATGATGGGTGACCACCTCGAGGATGTCATCGCGGAGGCGGAGACGTCCATGGACTTCACCCGTCGCACGAGAAATGACGCGGTGTGGGTGCCCATCGCGGATCTCCGCGAGGTGGCGGAGTGTCTGCGGCAAAGGACGGAGCCTCCACAGGATCCGCCGGACATGGGGGCCGGGCTGCGCACCGTCCCCTTCATCGCGTTCATGTTCCACAGGTACCGGCTGCTCTGCAGGCTCATCTACGGAGACATCCCGGGGGCCGTGGAGATGGCCTGGAAGAGCAGGGATTTCCTCGCCGCCTACACCGGCCAGGCTGGCGTTGCGGAATACCACTTCCACGCGGCCCTCGCGCTGGCCCGGCATTACGACGCGGTCACGCCCGAGGAGAAGCGGGAGTACCTCGGCCAGATCGAAGCCCACCTGGCGGTGCTCCAGGAGTGGGCGGAGACAGGCCCCGAGAACCATGGTCATGCGTACACGCTCATCTCCGCGGAGCTCGCGCGGATCCGGGGGAGCATCGAAGAGGCGATCCGGCTGTATGAAGAGTCCATCCGACAGGCGCGCCAGAATGGCTTCATCCAGAGCGAGGCGCTGGCGTACGAGGTCGCGTCGGAGTTCTATCTGGCCCGTGGAGTCGAGACCGTCGCCCAGGCGTACCTGCGCGAGGCCCGGCGCGCCTACCTGCAGTGGGGTGCGCACGGCAAGGTGAAGCAGCTCGATATGAAGCACCCGCACCTGGTCAGGTCCAGTGCGAGCACCACCAGCAGCACGGGCCCGGCCACGGACGAGGCGTTCGACCTGATGACCGTCGTGAAGGCGCAGCAGGCGATCTCCGGGGAGATCGTCCTCGAAGGCCTGTTGAAGACGCTGATGCGCATTCTCATCGAGAGCGCGGGGGCGGAGCGGGGTTGCCTCCTGCTGAGCCGTGACGACACCTTGTTCGTCGAGGCGTGGGCGGAGGTCGAGCGAGAGGAGATCAAGGTCGACGTCGCGCGGGGACCGCTCGAAGGGTCGGCTCACCTGCCCCTCTCCATCGTCAGCTACGTCAAGCGCTCGCTCGAGAGCCTCATCCTCGCGGACGCGGACGCCGACAGCAGGTTCGCCTCGGACGAGTACGTCGTGCGGGCGAAACCCCGGTCGATCCTGTGCATGCCGGTGAGGGGCCAGGCGAAGCTGGCGGGCGTCCTCTACCTCGAGAACAGGCTGGCCGCGGGCGTGTTCACGCCGAGCCGGCTCGCGGTCCTCGAGGTCCTGGCGTCGCAGGCCTCGATCTCGCTGGCCAACGCGAAGCTCTACGCGAGCGTGCAGCAGGCCGAGGAGGCGCTGCGACGCTCACACGATGAGCTCGAGCGGCGTGTCGAAGAGCGGGCGCGCGAGCTCCGGCGCGCGCAGGCTGAGCTGTTGGACACCGCGCGGCGCGCCGGAAAGGCGGAGATCGCCGCGGATGTGTTGCACAATGCCGGGAACATCCTCAACAGCGTGAACACTTCGGCGGGAATCGTGGCATCCAAGCTGCGGCAGTTCCCCGTGTCGAAGCTGGCCAGGGCCGCTGCGCTCCTTCAGGATCACCAGGGGGACCTCGGGGAGTTCCTGGTGAAGGATGAGGCTGGCAGACGGCTGCCCACGTATTTCGCCTTGCTGGCGCAGACGATGCGGGAGGAGCTGGATTTCACGCTGGGCGAGTTGGATTCGATGATGGCGAGCGTGGAGCACCTCAACGAGGTGGTGCGGACGCAGCATGCCTATGTGGGGGTCCTGGAAGCAGCGGAATTGATCCACCCGGAGGATCTGCTGGAGAACGCGTTGAGGATGAACACCCCCGCCCTGGAGCCTCTGCGGGTGCGAATCATCAAGGACTACGCGGCGCTGCCGGCCCTCCACCTCCAGAGGAGCAGGGTGGTTCAGATCCTGGCCAACCTCATCAGCAACGCGGCCTGGGCGCTGAGTGTGAGCGATCGAGAGGAGAAGTGGATCAAGCTCGAGCTCAAGATGAGGGGGGCGCGGTTGCTGAGGATCTCCGTGAGCGACAACGGGGTGGGAATCGCGCCGGAGGATGTGGAGAAGCTCTTCCGCCCTGGCTTCTCCACGAGGAAGGACGGGCACGGCTTCGGGCTACACAGCAGCGCCCTCACGGCGAAGGCCATGGGCGGCTCGATCCTGGTGCAGAGCGAGGGACCGGGCAGGGGTGCCCTGTTCACCCTGGAATTGCCTCTGGTGAAGCCCGGGTCTTGA
- a CDS encoding SMP-30/gluconolactonase/LRE family protein, whose amino-acid sequence MRIAARSLLALLVFTAAFALYWRLWPAGRGVGRECELTSGVHAVCGLNKPEDLMRLGDSDWVVTGNMGNDDWAGGGFHAVRIGDEAFRAITPDLARPVAPTYSDCPGAPDPKLFSAHGIALRARANGEHTLYAVNHGGRESIEVFDVRVSAKGPELTWTGCVMLPAEHEANSVAPLPDGGIVVTIPHLPSASQGAVLRWVPGGGWSEVPGTRFQGDNGILVSPDGTRLYVNEYNNSRVHEVPLGGAGTPPRSVDLGFHPDNIRFAPDGSILATGHPNSLAVVGLCGFVLKCGIGTEVARIDPATFQATTLFERNANETFSAGTSAIVVGDELWIGSFVSRALLIVPLSELRQPLGL is encoded by the coding sequence GTGCGCATCGCCGCACGCAGCCTCCTCGCTCTTCTGGTGTTCACTGCCGCGTTCGCTCTCTACTGGAGGCTCTGGCCCGCCGGGAGAGGTGTAGGCAGGGAGTGCGAGCTCACAAGCGGCGTTCACGCCGTGTGTGGGCTCAACAAGCCAGAGGACCTGATGCGCCTCGGGGACAGTGACTGGGTCGTAACCGGCAACATGGGCAACGATGACTGGGCCGGGGGCGGCTTTCATGCCGTCCGGATTGGCGACGAAGCTTTCCGCGCCATCACACCCGATCTCGCGCGCCCGGTCGCACCGACCTACTCCGACTGTCCCGGTGCACCTGATCCGAAGCTCTTCTCCGCGCACGGGATTGCGCTCCGTGCCCGCGCCAATGGCGAGCACACGCTCTACGCGGTCAACCACGGCGGTCGCGAGTCGATCGAGGTGTTCGACGTCCGGGTTTCCGCCAAGGGGCCAGAGCTGACCTGGACCGGCTGCGTCATGCTGCCCGCGGAGCATGAAGCCAACTCCGTCGCACCCCTCCCGGACGGCGGCATCGTCGTCACCATTCCGCACCTTCCGTCCGCGTCACAAGGTGCGGTGTTGCGGTGGGTGCCTGGCGGCGGTTGGAGCGAAGTTCCGGGTACCCGCTTCCAGGGAGACAACGGCATCCTGGTGTCGCCGGACGGCACGCGCCTGTACGTGAACGAGTACAACAACAGCAGGGTGCACGAGGTCCCCCTCGGTGGAGCCGGCACGCCCCCCCGGTCCGTCGACCTTGGCTTCCATCCGGACAACATCCGGTTCGCGCCCGACGGCTCCATCCTCGCGACAGGGCACCCGAATTCCCTCGCCGTCGTTGGCCTGTGTGGATTCGTACTGAAGTGCGGCATTGGGACGGAAGTGGCCCGCATCGATCCGGCCACCTTCCAGGCGACCACGCTCTTCGAGCGAAACGCGAACGAGACCTTCAGTGCGGGCACGAGCGCCATCGTCGTCGGTGACGAGCTCTGGATCGGCTCCTTTGTCTCTCGCGCGCTCCTGATCGTGCCGCTAAGCGAGCTGAGGCAGCCGCTCGGGTTGTAG
- a CDS encoding GNAT family N-acetyltransferase — protein sequence MHLPTLETKRLLIRPLRMDDLDECHRLYVDIDWADKAVSEEENLKRRREWLEWTVRNYEQLALLYQPPYGDRAVVLKESGRFVGLVGLVPLLAPFGQLPSLGGVEGSRFSAEVGLFWATTPHLQRRGYATEAARALVEHGFANLKLGRLLAMTQRGNTASIEVMRRLGMRIEENPFPEPSWFEVTGILEVRPE from the coding sequence ATGCATCTTCCCACGTTGGAAACGAAGAGGCTGCTGATCCGCCCGTTGCGGATGGATGACCTGGACGAGTGCCATCGGCTCTACGTCGACATCGACTGGGCGGACAAGGCGGTGAGCGAAGAGGAGAACCTGAAGCGGCGTCGCGAATGGTTGGAGTGGACCGTTCGCAACTACGAGCAATTGGCGCTGTTGTACCAGCCACCCTATGGAGACCGGGCGGTCGTGCTCAAGGAGAGCGGCCGCTTCGTGGGTCTGGTGGGACTGGTGCCGTTGTTGGCGCCCTTTGGCCAACTGCCCTCGTTGGGTGGAGTGGAAGGCTCGCGTTTCTCCGCGGAGGTAGGGCTCTTCTGGGCAACGACACCGCATCTGCAGCGGCGGGGATACGCGACGGAAGCCGCTCGCGCGCTGGTGGAGCATGGCTTCGCCAACCTGAAGCTGGGCCGTCTCCTGGCGATGACCCAGCGTGGCAATACCGCCTCGATCGAAGTGATGCGCCGGCTGGGGATGCGAATCGAGGAGAATCCGTTCCCCGAGCCGTCCTGGTTCGAGGTCACCGGCATCCTGGAAGTCAGGCCGGAGTAG